In Trichocoleus sp., the following are encoded in one genomic region:
- a CDS encoding murein transglycosylase A: MTFKSVLRSLLLFCLSLGLVLGLGVLPARTEQAALPLPTPLQKIELATPEGALGLDEQLFGQGRASDRRALLQAIDYSLQYLASPAAEAAYAQYPVRSFSRDRVRRSLVRFRELLRSARSPEALRSAVWREFDLYQSIGSDGQGTVSFTGYFEPIYAASWVQTREFRYPLYRLPPNLVQWAKPHPTRQQLEGKDGLQGSQGRLRGLELVWLRDRLQAYLVQVQGSARLQLTDGTQMSVGYAGRTEYPYVSLGRELVNAGKIPAANLSLPLVIQYFQAHPAELDEYLPRNDRFVFFKETTGTPATGSLGVPVTAERSIATDKHLMPPGALALIQTEILQLDAQGQLTPQRASRYLLDQDTGGAIQGAGRVDIFMGTGIQAGDRAGLIHAPGQLYYLLLKN; this comes from the coding sequence TTGACTTTTAAATCTGTGCTTCGATCGCTGCTGCTGTTTTGTCTGAGTTTAGGTCTGGTTCTTGGTCTGGGAGTGTTACCCGCCCGGACAGAACAGGCTGCTTTGCCGTTGCCAACTCCACTGCAAAAAATTGAGCTTGCGACCCCAGAAGGGGCACTCGGTCTGGATGAGCAGCTTTTTGGTCAGGGTCGAGCATCTGACCGACGGGCATTGCTGCAAGCGATCGACTATTCCCTACAATATCTGGCTTCTCCTGCTGCTGAAGCCGCTTATGCCCAATACCCGGTTCGCTCTTTTAGCCGCGATCGCGTTCGGCGAAGTCTGGTTCGCTTTCGGGAGCTGCTGCGATCGGCTCGTTCACCAGAGGCATTGCGATCAGCCGTTTGGCGCGAGTTTGATCTCTATCAGTCGATCGGGAGTGATGGGCAGGGAACGGTTAGCTTTACCGGATATTTTGAACCGATTTATGCTGCCAGTTGGGTTCAGACTCGCGAGTTTCGCTATCCGCTGTATCGGTTGCCGCCTAACTTAGTGCAGTGGGCAAAGCCACACCCAACCCGACAACAGCTTGAGGGCAAAGATGGGCTTCAGGGATCGCAGGGACGCTTGCGCGGTTTGGAATTGGTCTGGTTGCGCGATCGGCTGCAGGCATATCTGGTGCAGGTACAGGGATCAGCGAGGCTGCAATTGACTGATGGGACACAGATGTCGGTAGGCTATGCCGGACGAACGGAATATCCTTATGTCAGCTTGGGGCGAGAACTGGTCAATGCAGGGAAAATTCCAGCCGCAAATCTCAGTTTGCCGCTTGTCATTCAATATTTCCAGGCTCATCCTGCCGAATTAGATGAATACCTGCCCCGGAACGATCGCTTTGTCTTTTTCAAAGAGACAACGGGCACACCCGCAACCGGAAGCTTAGGTGTTCCTGTAACCGCAGAACGATCGATTGCCACAGATAAACATCTGATGCCGCCTGGTGCACTGGCATTGATTCAAACCGAAATTCTTCAACTTGACGCCCAGGGGCAACTCACCCCACAAAGAGCCAGTCGCTATCTGCTGGATCAAGATACGGGAGGCGCGATTCAGGGAGCCGGACGAGTTGATATTTTTATGGGAACTGGAATCCAAGCAGGCGATCGAGCCGGACTGATCCATGCTCCAGGTCAGCTTTACTATCTGTTGCTGAAGAACTAG
- the hisS gene encoding histidine--tRNA ligase, with translation MSAIQAIKGTRDILPDEVGYWQWVESVARSTLQKAAYREIRTPIFEQTDLFERGIGEATDVVGKEMYTFVDKGDRSITLRPEGTAGVVRAFIQRSLYAQGDTQRLWYLGPMFRYEQPQEGRQRQFHQLGLEALGSPDPRADVEVIALAIDILKTLGLDQLRLDLNSVGNPEDRQRYRQALVDYLTPYKADLDADSQNRLERNPLRILDSKDAKTKQIVQEAPNIWEALEPESRQRFDQVQQQLTDLGISYRLNHCLVRGLDYYTHTAFEIISDGGLGAQNTVCGGGRYDGLVRELGGPATSAVGWAIGLERLIILLKQQTAAPANLLDFYLVSRGDRAEPAALKLAQMLRHQGFAVELDLSGSAFGKQLKRADRSGAVACLILGDAEAENQTVQLKWLASGQQESISQTDLCTLVEDFQKRIAEARA, from the coding sequence ATGAGCGCAATTCAAGCAATTAAAGGAACCCGCGATATCCTGCCTGATGAGGTAGGCTACTGGCAATGGGTTGAATCAGTTGCCCGCAGCACACTTCAAAAAGCCGCTTATCGAGAGATTCGCACCCCTATCTTTGAGCAAACTGATCTCTTTGAGCGGGGTATTGGAGAAGCAACAGACGTTGTTGGCAAAGAGATGTACACCTTTGTCGATAAGGGCGATCGATCGATTACGCTTCGTCCAGAAGGAACCGCAGGCGTGGTGAGAGCCTTCATTCAGCGCAGTCTCTATGCTCAGGGAGATACACAACGGCTCTGGTATTTGGGACCGATGTTTCGCTATGAGCAACCCCAGGAAGGGCGACAGCGACAGTTTCATCAGTTGGGACTGGAGGCATTGGGCAGCCCTGATCCGCGTGCAGATGTTGAGGTGATTGCGCTGGCGATCGATATTCTCAAGACCTTGGGGCTGGATCAACTGCGGCTCGATCTCAACTCGGTGGGCAACCCGGAAGACCGACAACGCTATCGGCAAGCCTTGGTAGACTATCTCACGCCCTACAAAGCAGATTTGGATGCTGACTCGCAAAATCGATTAGAGCGAAATCCGCTGCGAATTCTTGACAGCAAGGATGCCAAAACCAAGCAGATCGTCCAGGAAGCCCCTAACATTTGGGAGGCGCTAGAGCCGGAGTCACGGCAGCGATTTGATCAGGTACAGCAACAGCTAACCGATTTAGGCATTTCCTATCGGCTGAATCATTGCCTGGTGCGCGGCTTGGACTACTACACGCATACTGCATTTGAAATCATTTCGGATGGTGGCTTGGGGGCACAAAATACAGTCTGTGGCGGCGGCCGATATGACGGGCTGGTGCGCGAACTGGGAGGACCTGCAACTTCGGCGGTTGGTTGGGCGATCGGACTGGAACGCCTGATCATTCTCCTGAAACAACAAACTGCGGCTCCAGCTAATTTGCTCGATTTTTACCTCGTTTCGCGGGGCGATCGGGCAGAACCAGCAGCCCTAAAACTGGCTCAAATGCTACGACACCAAGGCTTTGCAGTTGAACTAGACTTAAGCGGCAGTGCTTTTGGGAAACAGTTGAAGCGTGCCGATCGCAGTGGGGCGGTTGCTTGTCTCATCTTGGGAGATGCAGAAGCCGAGAATCAAACGGTACAACTCAAGTGGCTGGCATCGGGGCAACAAGAATCGATCTCGCAGACAGACCTATGCACTTTGGTAGAGGACTTTCAGAAGCGGATTGCCGAAGCTAGAGCGTAG
- the msrP gene encoding protein-methionine-sulfoxide reductase catalytic subunit MsrP, whose translation MAFIHLPPSWQLSERDVTPESAFFNRRRFLQTLVGAGIAGAALPLVGCQSQTATEEMPIVGTKSLTPQVNPAFAQVDRPTTNERLAATYNNFYEFGGTKGIWKNAQALPIDPWTVEVSGLVKNPRTYDLDDLTKKFPLEERICRFRCVEAWAMVVPWIGFPMNALIKEVEPSSDAKFVRFTSYYNPQITKGPAFPPSQFLPFPYVEGIRIEEMANELAFFAVGIYGHTLPKQHGAPLRAVLPWKYGFKGAKSIVKIEFVATQPATFWNTISPGEYKFESNVDPAVSHPRWSQAKERFVGEGPDFKWKEMPTLKYNGYGEYVASLYA comes from the coding sequence ATGGCATTTATTCATCTCCCCCCGTCCTGGCAACTGTCAGAGCGTGATGTTACGCCTGAATCTGCGTTTTTCAATCGGCGGCGTTTTTTGCAAACCCTGGTTGGAGCCGGAATTGCCGGAGCAGCATTGCCTTTAGTGGGTTGTCAATCGCAAACGGCAACTGAAGAAATGCCGATCGTTGGCACAAAATCCTTAACGCCTCAGGTGAATCCTGCCTTTGCTCAGGTCGATCGCCCCACGACGAATGAGCGCCTCGCTGCAACCTACAACAACTTTTATGAGTTTGGGGGCACAAAGGGAATTTGGAAGAATGCTCAGGCATTGCCGATCGATCCCTGGACGGTGGAAGTATCCGGTTTGGTGAAAAATCCTCGGACTTATGACCTCGATGACCTGACGAAAAAGTTTCCACTTGAAGAACGGATTTGTCGCTTTCGCTGTGTCGAGGCTTGGGCAATGGTGGTTCCCTGGATTGGCTTTCCCATGAATGCCTTAATCAAGGAAGTTGAACCAAGCTCAGACGCAAAGTTTGTCCGGTTTACGTCCTATTACAATCCGCAAATTACTAAGGGTCCAGCCTTTCCGCCCAGCCAGTTCTTGCCTTTTCCCTATGTGGAGGGCATCCGAATTGAGGAAATGGCGAACGAACTCGCGTTTTTTGCTGTAGGAATTTATGGTCATACGCTGCCGAAGCAGCATGGCGCTCCATTACGGGCAGTGCTTCCCTGGAAATACGGCTTTAAGGGAGCAAAGTCGATCGTCAAAATTGAGTTTGTGGCAACGCAGCCTGCAACGTTCTGGAACACGATCAGCCCAGGTGAATATAAGTTTGAGTCTAATGTCGATCCGGCAGTTTCTCATCCTCGCTGGTCGCAGGCAAAAGAACGATTTGTGGGAGAAGGTCCAGACTTTAAATGGAAGGAGATGCCCACGCTGAAATACAACGGCTACGGTGAATATGTTGCATCTCTCTATGCATAG
- a CDS encoding N-acetylmuramoyl-L-alanine amidase encodes MMNRSMGWVGVGVMMGTIGITSPASAEQPLSVVYPPDNHETTAARIFLIGTAPPTGEVTVNGQPIERSAAGHFAPSFLLQMGENTLTLKYGSQTLTLHVTRTSDAPPAPVGVAFATDSLTPAVDIARLPNEPICFSAVAPPSATVSVLLNQQSIPLLPQPASASLPPNSAVLTLQNQPVTGGAIATYRGCTTTATPGLLGTPEFRLSLNGQTFKQAGTGKVEILSPTQLQVVEVTAGSGATRTGPSTDYSRLTPLPKGTRATVTGRDGEWLRLDYGVWIQASETQIISNAAPPQTLIRSIRATQTDGWTDIQFPLQVPVPFTVQQDDRTFTLTLYNTTAQTDTILLSDDPIIQRLDWQQTTPGQVQYTFHLKTDQQWGYKLRYEGTTLILSLRHPPTLGTNRLPLTGIRVMLDPGHGGPEDLGSRGPTGTAEKDVALTLAKLLRDRLEARGAMVSLTREADIDLDLRPRIDAINQAEPTIALSLHYNALPDNGNAEQTAGVGAFWYNPQAHSLAMFLHHYLTQNLDRPSYGVFWNNLALTRPTVAPTVLLELGFMINPTEFEWVTDPRQQEKLAEALAAGVTDWLRTRTEEDQAMRNEGK; translated from the coding sequence ATGATGAATCGATCGATGGGCTGGGTAGGGGTTGGAGTCATGATGGGGACGATTGGCATCACCAGTCCTGCAAGTGCTGAGCAACCGCTTTCCGTGGTCTATCCACCCGACAACCATGAAACCACCGCCGCTCGGATCTTTCTCATTGGGACAGCCCCACCAACGGGCGAAGTCACAGTGAATGGTCAACCGATTGAGCGCAGTGCCGCCGGACATTTTGCCCCCAGTTTTCTGCTTCAGATGGGGGAGAACACCTTGACCCTAAAGTATGGCTCCCAAACCCTGACACTTCATGTTACCCGCACCTCAGACGCCCCTCCTGCCCCAGTGGGCGTTGCTTTTGCTACCGATTCACTCACCCCTGCTGTCGATATTGCTCGCCTGCCCAATGAGCCAATTTGTTTTTCAGCCGTTGCGCCTCCCAGTGCCACCGTTTCTGTGCTGCTAAACCAGCAATCGATTCCCCTCCTGCCGCAGCCAGCCTCAGCGAGCTTGCCCCCCAATTCAGCCGTTCTGACGCTGCAAAACCAGCCTGTGACTGGAGGGGCGATCGCCACTTACCGGGGCTGCACCACCACAGCCACCCCAGGGCTGCTAGGGACTCCAGAATTCCGGCTCAGTTTGAACGGGCAAACCTTCAAGCAAGCAGGGACAGGCAAGGTCGAAATTCTCTCTCCAACCCAGTTGCAAGTCGTTGAAGTGACTGCCGGTTCAGGCGCAACCCGCACAGGGCCCAGTACCGACTACTCGCGCCTCACCCCTCTCCCCAAAGGAACCAGAGCCACTGTCACCGGACGCGACGGAGAATGGCTACGGCTTGATTATGGTGTTTGGATTCAAGCTTCTGAAACGCAGATTATCTCCAACGCTGCTCCCCCACAAACGCTCATTCGCAGCATCCGAGCAACTCAAACGGACGGCTGGACAGACATTCAATTTCCGCTCCAAGTGCCTGTTCCGTTTACTGTGCAGCAAGACGATCGAACCTTTACGCTCACGCTCTACAACACGACTGCCCAAACCGACACCATTCTGCTTAGTGATGACCCAATCATCCAACGATTAGACTGGCAGCAAACTACACCAGGGCAGGTGCAATATACCTTTCACTTAAAGACCGATCAACAGTGGGGCTACAAACTCCGTTATGAAGGGACAACGCTTATCCTGTCGCTGCGCCATCCGCCCACATTGGGAACAAACAGACTTCCTCTCACGGGAATCCGCGTCATGCTCGATCCGGGTCATGGTGGTCCAGAAGATTTAGGGTCACGGGGTCCAACAGGCACTGCCGAAAAAGACGTGGCTCTCACGCTGGCGAAACTTCTGCGCGATCGACTTGAAGCCCGTGGTGCAATGGTTTCCCTGACTCGCGAAGCAGATATTGATCTCGACCTCAGACCTCGCATCGATGCGATTAACCAGGCAGAACCAACGATCGCCTTGAGCCTCCATTACAATGCCCTCCCCGACAACGGCAATGCAGAACAAACCGCAGGAGTTGGCGCTTTCTGGTACAACCCCCAGGCACACAGTCTGGCAATGTTTTTGCACCACTACCTCACCCAAAACCTCGATCGCCCTTCTTACGGCGTTTTCTGGAACAATCTCGCGCTTACCCGTCCCACAGTTGCCCCCACCGTCCTCCTCGAACTGGGCTTTATGATCAACCCGACTGAATTTGAGTGGGTTACTGATCCCCGACAGCAAGAAAAATTGGCAGAAGCACTAGCGGCAGGCGTAACGGACTGGTTGCGAACTCGCACAGAGGAGGATCAAGCGATGCGAAATGAAGGAAAGTGA
- a CDS encoding SGNH/GDSL hydrolase family protein: MRTSRSIGQLYIFGDSLSDVGNIYRVTRGLYPASPPYFQGRYSNGQVWVEYLAFQLGLTAAQSRNLACGGATTGKNSSLGVPGLLMQAEGFLATQPRLAPNALCVLWAGANDYLHEMTSPTTAVNNIAQTIAMLTKAGATQFLVANLPDLGQLPATHHRPNSQYLSTLTQTHNATLSQTLNRSSNPQVQITEFDVSALYRDAIAHPQRYGLTDVTGACLTDTQAYGNADQFLFWDGIHPTTAAHRILANRAMTALNQQSIAPIQSL; this comes from the coding sequence ATGCGAACTTCTCGATCGATCGGGCAACTCTACATCTTTGGCGACAGCCTTTCTGATGTTGGCAATATCTATCGCGTCACGCGAGGACTTTATCCAGCCAGCCCACCTTATTTTCAGGGACGATACTCCAACGGTCAAGTGTGGGTCGAATATCTCGCATTCCAACTAGGATTAACGGCAGCCCAAAGCCGCAATCTTGCCTGTGGTGGTGCAACAACCGGAAAGAATAGTTCGCTTGGCGTTCCAGGTTTACTGATGCAGGCGGAAGGTTTTTTGGCAACCCAGCCTCGTCTTGCGCCAAATGCGCTTTGTGTGCTCTGGGCAGGAGCCAATGATTATCTGCATGAAATGACTAGTCCCACAACGGCTGTCAATAATATCGCTCAAACTATCGCCATGTTGACAAAAGCAGGAGCAACTCAGTTTTTAGTTGCCAACCTCCCCGACTTAGGACAACTGCCCGCAACTCACCATCGCCCCAACTCGCAGTATTTAAGCACCCTGACCCAAACCCATAATGCAACGCTCTCTCAAACTCTGAACCGATCGTCAAATCCTCAGGTGCAAATCACTGAGTTCGATGTCAGCGCTCTTTATCGAGATGCAATTGCCCATCCTCAGCGATATGGGCTAACTGATGTCACAGGTGCCTGCCTCACAGATACTCAAGCCTACGGCAACGCCGATCAGTTTCTATTTTGGGACGGTATTCATCCAACCACTGCCGCACATCGAATTTTGGCAAATCGCGCCATGACTGCTCTCAATCAGCAATCGATCGCGCCAATTCAGTCTTTGTAA
- a CDS encoding methyltransferase domain-containing protein produces MSAQRDSLFERFLAPIFNQFLIDREALLRYAQSKDWEQECDRFRQPDLEYPDYYRSQNFHGIQGGYLTVDAAVTYDPVTQYVLLPNEGLVRQGLVERIRCHPRRILDLGCGTGSTTLLLKQAFPQAEVMGLDLSPYMLVVADDRAQKAGLKIQYQQGNAEKTPFPDASFDLVTASLLFHELPPIVSCTVLQECFRLLKPGGEVMILDGNQAVLRQTEWLTQIFEEPYIRAFAEGSLDAWMGAAGFREVKTEAVWLVQQVTQGVKPLPYEKVKFETTETGDWVPIG; encoded by the coding sequence ATGAGCGCCCAGCGAGATTCTCTATTTGAGCGGTTTTTGGCTCCGATTTTCAATCAGTTTCTCATCGATCGAGAAGCGTTGCTCCGCTATGCCCAAAGTAAAGATTGGGAGCAAGAATGCGATCGGTTTCGCCAGCCTGATCTTGAGTATCCTGACTATTATCGATCGCAAAACTTTCACGGCATCCAGGGCGGCTATCTCACTGTTGATGCAGCTGTTACCTATGACCCAGTGACGCAATATGTGCTGCTACCTAACGAGGGACTGGTGCGCCAGGGATTGGTTGAAAGGATTCGCTGCCATCCACGCCGCATTCTTGATTTGGGCTGTGGCACGGGTTCCACGACGCTTTTGCTGAAACAGGCATTTCCCCAGGCGGAGGTCATGGGTCTAGATCTGTCGCCCTATATGCTGGTTGTGGCAGACGATCGCGCCCAAAAGGCAGGACTCAAGATTCAATATCAGCAGGGCAACGCTGAGAAAACCCCATTTCCGGATGCCAGCTTTGATCTCGTTACGGCTTCACTGCTGTTTCACGAACTGCCGCCGATCGTCTCTTGTACAGTCCTTCAGGAATGTTTTCGGCTGCTAAAGCCTGGAGGCGAGGTGATGATTCTAGACGGCAATCAGGCGGTGTTGCGGCAAACAGAATGGCTGACCCAAATCTTTGAGGAGCCGTATATTCGTGCTTTTGCAGAAGGGAGTCTGGATGCCTGGATGGGAGCCGCCGGATTTCGAGAAGTGAAAACAGAAGCAGTCTGGTTGGTGCAGCAGGTCACGCAAGGGGTGAAGCCTTTGCCCTATGAGAAGGTGAAGTTTGAGACGACCGAGACAGGTGATTGGGTGCCGATCGGCTAA
- the cynS gene encoding cyanase: MSVPEIPAITEKLLAAKTAKGITFAELEKIVGRDEVWIAAVMYRQASASPDEASQLVAALGLDASVAAELISSSSKGLGPIVPTDPLIYRFYEIMQVYGMPIKEVIHEKFGDGIMSAIDFTLDIEKEEDLKGDRVKVIMNGKFLPYKKW; this comes from the coding sequence ATGTCAGTTCCAGAAATTCCAGCCATTACCGAAAAGCTCCTTGCTGCCAAAACCGCCAAAGGAATCACATTTGCTGAGCTGGAAAAGATTGTAGGGCGAGACGAAGTTTGGATTGCGGCTGTAATGTATCGCCAAGCCAGTGCTTCACCAGACGAAGCCAGCCAATTAGTTGCAGCCTTGGGGCTAGATGCCTCTGTTGCGGCTGAACTCATCAGTTCTTCCAGCAAAGGACTGGGTCCGATCGTTCCCACTGATCCGCTCATTTATCGCTTCTACGAAATCATGCAGGTTTATGGGATGCCGATCAAGGAAGTGATTCATGAGAAATTTGGCGATGGCATCATGAGTGCGATCGATTTCACGCTGGACATTGAGAAAGAAGAAGATCTGAAGGGCGATCGGGTGAAAGTGATCATGAACGGGAAATTTTTGCCTTATAAGAAGTGGTAG
- a CDS encoding cation:proton antiporter — protein sequence MDAAAFQLTLQIVLAVIAGIGAQVLADFLKVPSIVVLLLFGMLMGADGIGILHPNWLGNGLEVIVSLSVALILFEGGLNLNLRELDKVSGSLRNLVTFGVLITLLGGGMAAHWLGEFPWTIAFLYASLVVVTGPTVITPLLKQVKVDRPVAALLEGEGVLVDPVGAILAVVVLDIIRNGGADPLAVLSGLMLRLGIGGGIGAIGGWLLGTVLRRANSLSDDLKNLVVLAGVWGLFGLAQLIRSESGLMTMVVAGIVVGASSLPAERLLRRFKGQLTILAVSVLFVLLAADLSIASVFALGSGALFTVAALMFIVRPLNVWFCTWNSDLDWRQKLFICWIAPRGIVSASVASLFAILLTERGINGGDSIKALVFLTILSTVFLQGLSAGWVAQLLGITSVQATGVVIVGCSPLSLLIARLFRDRNESVVLIDTDIDACQVAKQQGFTVFSSSALDTTVLEEAGLERTGTFLAMTNNGEVNLVLAQRAAEEFNPPRVFAVFPGDQEPNIPTDISKVQQAFTTQISLKTWNRYLDENAVKLGETTLREPGFLFQQAHLKALIRTEELVPLLIERDDRLLVIPVTEEWQSGDRIIYLLHDPRPRLLKQLAGANNKPLVVEKLPQVEEIPFTPLLELPN from the coding sequence ATGGATGCAGCAGCGTTTCAGCTTACCTTGCAGATAGTACTTGCCGTCATTGCGGGCATCGGGGCACAAGTTCTGGCAGATTTTTTGAAAGTGCCGAGCATTGTGGTTTTGCTCCTGTTTGGGATGTTGATGGGAGCAGATGGAATTGGCATATTGCATCCCAACTGGCTGGGGAATGGGCTTGAAGTCATTGTCTCTCTGTCAGTTGCCCTGATTCTGTTTGAGGGCGGGCTAAACCTGAATTTGCGCGAACTGGATAAAGTCTCTGGAAGTTTGCGAAATCTGGTGACATTCGGCGTACTGATTACCCTGCTCGGTGGCGGGATGGCGGCTCACTGGTTGGGAGAGTTTCCCTGGACGATCGCCTTTCTCTATGCCTCGCTGGTGGTGGTCACAGGTCCCACGGTCATCACTCCCTTGTTGAAGCAGGTGAAGGTCGATCGTCCGGTTGCGGCGCTATTGGAAGGCGAAGGGGTGCTGGTCGATCCGGTGGGGGCAATTCTGGCAGTAGTCGTGCTGGACATCATTCGCAACGGGGGGGCTGATCCGCTGGCGGTTTTAAGTGGTTTGATGCTGCGCCTGGGGATTGGTGGTGGCATTGGAGCGATCGGCGGCTGGTTGCTGGGTACTGTGCTGCGACGGGCAAATTCGCTTTCAGATGATCTGAAAAATCTGGTCGTGCTGGCTGGCGTTTGGGGCTTGTTTGGGCTGGCACAACTGATTCGCAGCGAATCGGGTCTGATGACGATGGTGGTTGCTGGAATTGTGGTTGGGGCATCTTCGCTTCCGGCGGAGCGGCTGTTGCGTCGCTTTAAAGGTCAGTTAACGATCCTGGCTGTCTCAGTTCTATTTGTGCTGCTGGCAGCAGATTTGTCGATCGCCAGTGTTTTTGCTCTGGGGTCAGGAGCACTGTTCACAGTGGCGGCACTCATGTTTATTGTGCGTCCATTGAATGTTTGGTTCTGCACCTGGAATAGCGATCTGGACTGGCGACAAAAGCTGTTTATTTGCTGGATTGCACCCAGGGGTATTGTCTCAGCATCCGTTGCATCCCTGTTTGCCATCTTGCTAACCGAGCGGGGCATCAACGGCGGTGACTCGATTAAAGCTCTGGTTTTCCTGACGATTCTCTCGACAGTCTTTTTGCAGGGTTTGTCTGCTGGCTGGGTGGCTCAACTGCTGGGCATTACTTCAGTGCAGGCAACTGGAGTAGTGATTGTGGGCTGTAGTCCGTTGAGCCTGCTGATTGCACGTTTATTCCGCGATCGAAATGAGTCTGTTGTCCTGATTGATACTGACATCGACGCCTGCCAAGTTGCCAAGCAGCAGGGCTTTACAGTTTTTTCTAGCAGTGCCCTCGACACGACTGTTTTAGAAGAAGCGGGACTCGAACGAACCGGAACATTTTTGGCGATGACCAACAACGGCGAAGTGAATCTGGTTTTAGCGCAGCGTGCCGCTGAAGAATTTAATCCACCGAGAGTTTTTGCAGTTTTTCCTGGCGATCAAGAACCCAATATTCCAACGGATATTAGCAAGGTTCAGCAGGCGTTCACGACGCAAATTTCTTTGAAAACCTGGAACCGTTACCTCGATGAGAATGCCGTCAAGCTTGGAGAAACAACCCTGCGTGAACCCGGATTTCTCTTTCAGCAAGCTCATCTCAAAGCACTGATCCGCACTGAGGAACTTGTTCCGCTTCTGATCGAGCGAGACGATCGACTCTTAGTAATCCCGGTGACTGAAGAATGGCAGTCGGGCGATCGGATTATTTATCTGCTGCATGACCCCCGCCCCAGACTCCTGAAGCAATTGGCAGGCGCAAACAACAAGCCCCTCGTCGTTGAGAAACTGCCCCAAGTCGAAGAAATTCCCTTTACTCCCCTGCTGGAACTGCCCAACTAG
- a CDS encoding response regulator transcription factor produces MTGGESQNAGTLSERELQIVELVAGGLTNQEIAEKLEISKRTVDNHISNILTKTATGNRVALVRWALQWGKVCIDEVNCCTLPIARDNLKPEATDWQPSEPNDHD; encoded by the coding sequence ATGACTGGTGGCGAGTCCCAAAACGCTGGAACCCTTTCAGAAAGGGAACTACAAATCGTTGAACTAGTGGCAGGCGGCTTGACCAACCAAGAAATCGCGGAAAAGCTGGAAATCAGCAAACGCACCGTTGATAACCACATCAGCAATATTCTGACCAAGACAGCGACCGGAAATCGCGTTGCGCTCGTCCGTTGGGCGTTGCAGTGGGGTAAGGTGTGTATTGATGAAGTCAACTGTTGCACATTGCCGATCGCCAGAGACAACCTTAAACCAGAGGCAACAGATTGGCAGCCGAGTGAACCGAATGACCATGACTGA